Proteins encoded in a region of the Clostridium butyricum genome:
- a CDS encoding late competence development ComFB family protein has protein sequence MKKITNCMEISVKECLDKLIEESNGCKCEKCRYDMMAIALNNLKPYYVTTHLGEVITKIKNMEQQSEANIVVEVTKAIKKVHMSPKH, from the coding sequence ATGAAAAAAATTACCAATTGTATGGAGATAAGCGTCAAAGAATGCTTAGATAAGCTTATAGAAGAGAGTAATGGATGTAAATGCGAAAAGTGCAGATATGATATGATGGCAATAGCCTTAAATAATTTAAAACCATATTATGTAACTACTCATTTAGGTGAAGTTATAACTAAAATAAAAAACATGGAACAGCAAAGTGAAGCGAATATAGTTGTTGAAGTCACAAAAGCTATTAAAAAGGTACACATGTCGCCTAAACATTAA